One window of the Klebsiella oxytoca genome contains the following:
- the nirB gene encoding NADPH-nitrite reductase large subunit, with product MSKVRLAIIGNGMVGHRFIEDLLDKSDASLFDITVFCEEPRIAYDRVHLSSYFSHHTAEELSLVREGFYEKHGVKVLVGERAITINRQEKVIHSSAGRTVFYDKLVMATGSYPWIPPIKGSETQDCFVYRTIEDLNAIEACARRSKRGAVVGGGLLGLEAAGALKNLGVETHVIEFAPMLMAEQLDQMGGEQLRRKIESMGVRVHTSKNTQEIVQQGTEARKTMRFADGSELEVDFIVFSTGIRPRDKLATQCGLEVAPRGGIAINDACQTSDPDIYAIGECASWNNRVYGLVAPGYKMAQVTVDHILNTENAFEGADLSAKLKLLGVDVGGIGDAHGHTPGARSYVYLDESKEVYKRLIVSEDNKTLLGAVLVGDTSDYGNLLQLVLNAIELPENPDSLILPAHAGSGKPSIGVDKLPDSAQICSCFDVTKGALIAAINKGCHTVAALKAETKAGTGCGGCIPLVTQVLNAELAKQGIEVNNNLCEHFAYSRQELFHLIRVEGIKTFEELLAKHGKGYGCEVCKPTVGSLLASCWNEYILKPQHTPLQDTNDNFLANIQKDGTYSVIPRSAGGEITPEGLVAVGRIAREFNLYTKITGSQRIGLFGAQKDDLPEIWRQLIDAGFETGHAYAKALRMAKTCVGSTWCRYGVGDSVGFGVELENRYKGIRTPHKMKFGVSGCTRECAEAQGKDVGIIATEKGWNLYVCGNGGMKPRHADLLAADLDRETLMKYLDRFMMFYIRTADKLTRTAPWLDNLEGGIDYLKSVIIDDKLGLNEHLEEEMSRLREAVVCEWTETVNTPSAQVRFRHFINSDKRDPNVQVVPEREQHRPAAPYERIPVTLVEENA from the coding sequence ATGAGCAAAGTCAGACTCGCTATCATTGGTAATGGTATGGTCGGCCATCGCTTTATTGAGGACCTTCTTGATAAATCCGACGCCAGCCTGTTCGATATTACCGTCTTCTGTGAAGAACCCCGTATCGCCTACGACCGCGTACACCTCTCATCCTACTTTTCCCACCACACCGCCGAAGAGCTCTCTTTGGTACGGGAGGGGTTTTATGAAAAGCACGGCGTTAAGGTGCTGGTCGGCGAACGCGCCATCACCATCAACCGTCAGGAGAAGGTTATCCACTCCAGCGCGGGCCGTACCGTATTCTATGACAAGCTGGTCATGGCAACCGGCTCTTATCCATGGATCCCGCCGATCAAAGGTTCTGAAACGCAGGATTGTTTTGTTTATCGCACCATTGAAGACCTCAACGCCATTGAAGCCTGCGCCCGTCGCAGCAAACGCGGCGCAGTGGTCGGCGGTGGGCTGTTAGGCCTGGAGGCCGCGGGCGCGCTGAAAAACCTCGGCGTTGAAACCCACGTCATTGAATTCGCGCCGATGCTGATGGCTGAACAGCTCGATCAGATGGGCGGCGAACAGCTACGCCGTAAAATTGAAAGCATGGGCGTGCGCGTGCACACCAGCAAAAATACCCAAGAGATCGTTCAGCAAGGTACCGAAGCGCGTAAAACCATGCGCTTCGCCGACGGCAGCGAGCTGGAAGTCGACTTCATCGTCTTTTCTACCGGTATCCGCCCGCGCGATAAGCTGGCCACCCAGTGCGGTCTGGAAGTCGCTCCGCGCGGCGGTATCGCGATCAACGACGCCTGCCAGACCTCCGACCCGGATATCTACGCCATCGGTGAATGCGCCAGCTGGAACAACCGCGTTTACGGCCTGGTGGCCCCGGGCTATAAAATGGCCCAGGTGACCGTTGACCATATCCTCAACACCGAAAACGCCTTTGAAGGCGCGGACCTGAGCGCCAAGCTGAAGCTGCTGGGCGTTGACGTTGGCGGAATTGGCGACGCCCACGGTCACACCCCTGGCGCCCGCAGCTACGTGTACCTCGACGAAAGCAAAGAGGTCTACAAACGCCTTATCGTCAGTGAAGATAATAAAACCCTGCTCGGCGCGGTGCTGGTGGGCGATACCAGCGATTACGGCAACCTGCTGCAGCTGGTGCTGAACGCCATCGAACTGCCGGAAAACCCGGACTCGCTAATTCTTCCTGCGCACGCGGGCAGCGGTAAGCCGTCCATTGGCGTGGATAAGCTGCCGGATAGCGCGCAAATTTGTTCCTGCTTCGATGTCACCAAAGGCGCATTGATTGCCGCCATTAATAAAGGCTGCCACACGGTGGCGGCGCTGAAGGCGGAAACCAAAGCCGGAACCGGCTGCGGCGGCTGTATTCCGCTGGTGACTCAGGTTCTCAACGCCGAACTGGCGAAACAGGGCATCGAAGTCAACAATAACCTGTGCGAGCACTTCGCATACTCCCGCCAGGAACTGTTCCACCTTATTCGCGTGGAAGGCATCAAAACTTTTGAAGAGCTGCTGGCGAAACACGGTAAAGGCTACGGCTGTGAAGTGTGTAAGCCGACCGTTGGCTCCCTGCTGGCCTCCTGCTGGAATGAATATATCCTCAAGCCGCAGCACACCCCGCTGCAGGATACCAACGACAATTTCCTGGCCAATATCCAGAAAGACGGTACCTACTCCGTTATTCCGCGCTCCGCGGGTGGTGAAATCACCCCGGAAGGCCTGGTAGCCGTAGGGCGTATCGCTCGTGAATTTAACCTGTACACCAAGATCACCGGTTCTCAGCGTATCGGCCTGTTCGGTGCGCAGAAAGACGACCTGCCGGAAATCTGGCGTCAGCTAATCGACGCAGGCTTCGAAACCGGTCACGCATACGCCAAAGCGCTACGGATGGCAAAAACCTGCGTAGGCAGCACTTGGTGCCGCTACGGCGTCGGCGACAGCGTCGGCTTCGGCGTGGAGCTGGAAAACCGCTACAAAGGTATCCGCACCCCACACAAAATGAAGTTTGGCGTCTCCGGCTGTACCCGTGAATGCGCCGAAGCCCAGGGCAAAGATGTCGGCATCATCGCCACGGAAAAAGGCTGGAACCTGTACGTCTGCGGCAACGGTGGCATGAAGCCTCGTCACGCGGATCTATTGGCCGCCGATCTTGATCGTGAAACGCTGATGAAATATCTCGACCGCTTCATGATGTTCTATATCCGTACTGCCGACAAACTGACCCGTACCGCGCCGTGGCTGGATAACCTTGAAGGCGGCATCGACTACCTGAAGTCAGTGATCATCGACGACAAGCTGGGTCTGAATGAGCATCTGGAAGAAGAGATGTCCCGCCTGCGTGAAGCGGTGGTCTGCGAGTGGACGGAAACCGTTAACACGCCATCTGCCCAGGTGCGTTTCAGGCACTTCATCAACAGCGACAAGCGCGACCCGAACGTCCAGGTCGTGCCTGAACGTGAACAGCATCGTCCGGCCGCGCCGTACGAACGTATCCCGGTGACTCTGGTGGAGGAAAACGCATGA
- the trpS gene encoding tryptophan--tRNA ligase yields the protein MTKPIVFSGAQPSGELTIGNYMGALRQWVNMQDDYHCIYCIVDQHAITVRQDPQQLRKATLDTLALYLACGIDPQKSTIFVQSHVPEHAQLGWALNCYTYFGELSRMTQFKDKSSRYAENINAGLFDYPVLMAADILLYQTNQVPVGEDQKQHLELSRDVAQRFNAIYGDVFKVPEPFIPKSGARVMSLLEPTKKMSKSDDNRNNVIGLLEDPKSVVKKIKRAVTDSDEPPVVRYDIQNKAGVSNLLDILSAVTGQSIPELEQHFEGKMYGHLKGEVADAVSGMLTELQERYHRFRGDEAFLNQVMKEGAEKASARASVTLKAVYEAIGFVAKP from the coding sequence ATGACTAAGCCCATCGTTTTTAGTGGCGCACAGCCCTCAGGTGAATTGACCATTGGCAACTACATGGGTGCGCTGCGTCAGTGGGTAAACATGCAGGACGATTACCACTGCATTTACTGCATCGTTGATCAGCATGCGATTACTGTCCGCCAGGATCCGCAGCAGCTGCGTAAGGCTACGCTGGATACGCTTGCTCTGTACCTGGCGTGCGGTATCGACCCGCAGAAAAGCACCATTTTCGTTCAGTCCCACGTCCCGGAGCATGCGCAGCTGGGCTGGGCGCTGAATTGCTACACCTATTTCGGCGAACTGAGCCGCATGACCCAGTTTAAAGACAAGTCATCGCGCTATGCGGAAAACATTAACGCCGGTCTGTTTGACTATCCGGTGCTGATGGCCGCCGACATCCTGCTGTATCAGACTAACCAGGTGCCGGTCGGTGAAGACCAGAAGCAGCATCTGGAGCTGAGCCGCGATGTTGCTCAGCGTTTCAATGCTATCTACGGCGACGTGTTTAAAGTGCCGGAGCCGTTTATTCCAAAATCCGGCGCGCGCGTGATGTCGTTGCTGGAGCCGACTAAAAAGATGTCCAAGTCCGATGATAACCGCAACAACGTTATCGGCCTGCTGGAAGATCCGAAATCGGTGGTGAAGAAGATCAAACGCGCGGTTACCGACTCCGACGAGCCGCCGGTTGTTCGCTACGACATCCAGAACAAAGCGGGCGTTTCCAATCTGCTGGATATCCTCTCTGCCGTAACCGGTCAGAGCATTCCAGAGCTGGAGCAGCATTTTGAAGGCAAAATGTATGGTCACCTGAAGGGTGAAGTGGCAGACGCCGTTTCCGGTATGCTGACGGAGCTGCAGGAGCGTTACCACCGTTTCCGTGGTGATGAGGCGTTCCTGAATCAGGTGATGAAAGAGGGCGCGGAGAAAGCCAGCGCTCGCGCTTCCGTTACCCTGAAAGCGGTTTATGAAGCGATCGGTTTTGTCGCCAAACCCTGA
- the damX gene encoding cell division protein DamX has product MDELKPEDDMKADRSDRRTGRSRQSSERDADPQINFDDVDLDEADDGRPTRGSKARRERDEEQYEEYEEIETDESDDAERQVERRPRKRKKAPAKPASRQYIMMGVGILVLLLLIVGVGSALKSPSSSSSEQTASGEKSINLSGAQDNNTQPAAQESSTTSNSQPQDVSLPPIASNPTQGQTTAEPQGQQRVEVQGDLNNALTQQQGQIDSAVANSTLPTEPATVAPVRNGAAPRQATTERQTAAATTATRPAERKHTVIEPKPQTTAKATAQPKPAPAQPKRVESVATTAPATAQTTKPAATAQTKPAATAATAPAATAAAAPAAAASTGKSAGDVGSMKSAPSGHYTLQLSSSSNYNNLNSWAKKEKLEKYVVYETTRNGQPWYVLVSGIYASKDEAKRAVATLPADVQAKNPWAKPLHQVQSDLK; this is encoded by the coding sequence ATGGATGAATTAAAACCAGAAGACGATATGAAAGCCGATCGCAGCGATCGTCGTACTGGTCGTTCTCGTCAGTCTTCAGAGCGTGATGCCGATCCGCAGATCAATTTTGATGATGTCGATCTTGATGAGGCTGACGATGGTCGCCCGACGCGCGGTAGCAAAGCACGCCGTGAGCGCGACGAAGAACAGTATGAAGAGTATGAAGAAATAGAGACTGACGAAAGCGATGACGCAGAGCGTCAGGTTGAGCGTCGTCCACGTAAGCGTAAAAAGGCCCCAGCGAAACCGGCATCTCGTCAGTACATCATGATGGGCGTGGGGATCCTCGTTCTGCTACTGCTGATCGTTGGCGTCGGCTCCGCGCTTAAATCACCGTCTTCCTCATCCAGCGAGCAAACGGCTTCCGGTGAGAAAAGTATTAACTTGTCCGGCGCTCAGGACAATAACACCCAGCCTGCAGCTCAGGAGTCGTCAACGACGAGCAATTCGCAGCCGCAGGATGTTTCCCTGCCGCCGATTGCTTCTAATCCGACTCAGGGCCAGACTACCGCTGAACCACAAGGCCAGCAGCGTGTTGAAGTTCAGGGCGACCTGAACAACGCGCTGACCCAGCAGCAGGGCCAGATTGACAGCGCTGTGGCAAATTCTACTCTACCAACTGAACCTGCTACCGTAGCTCCGGTGCGCAATGGTGCCGCCCCGCGCCAGGCCACCACGGAGCGTCAGACGGCAGCGGCAACAACGGCAACGCGTCCGGCTGAGCGTAAACATACGGTTATCGAACCGAAACCGCAGACAACGGCGAAAGCGACAGCACAGCCGAAGCCAGCTCCAGCTCAGCCTAAGCGCGTGGAAAGCGTCGCGACCACAGCTCCAGCAACAGCTCAGACGACAAAGCCTGCCGCAACTGCGCAGACCAAACCGGCTGCGACTGCCGCTACCGCTCCAGCAGCAACTGCTGCTGCCGCTCCGGCAGCAGCGGCTTCTACGGGTAAAAGCGCGGGTGATGTCGGCTCGATGAAGTCCGCGCCGTCCGGCCATTACACTCTTCAGCTCAGTAGTTCTTCTAACTACAACAACCTCAACAGTTGGGCGAAGAAAGAGAAGCTGGAAAAATATGTTGTCTATGAGACTACGCGTAACGGTCAGCCCTGGTATGTTCTGGTGAGCGGTATTTACGCTTCGAAAGATGAAGCGAAACGTGCTGTTGCCACTCTGCCAGCAGATGTACAGGCAAAAAATCCGTGGGCAAAACCGCTGCATCAGGTTCAGTCTGATCTGAAATAA
- the aroB gene encoding 3-dehydroquinate synthase yields MERLTVTLGERSYPITIAAGLFNDPASFLPLKSGDQVMLVTNETLAPLYLDTVRSVLEQAGIKVDSVILPDGEQFKSLTVMDTVFTALLQKPHGRDTTLVALGGGVIGDLTGFAAASYQRGVRFIQVPTTLLSQVDSSVGGKTAVNHPLGKNMIGAFWQPVSVVVDLNCLKTLPKRELSSGMAEVIKYGIILDGEFFDWLENNIDALMALDEKAMAYCIRRCCELKAEVVAADERETGLRALLNLGHTFGHAIEAEMGYGNWLHGEAVAAGMVMAAHASERLGRFNPQDTQRIIHLLQRAGLPVCGPQEMAADAYLPHMMRDKKVLAGEMRLVLPLAIGKSEIRGGVPHDVVLGAIADTQQAQQ; encoded by the coding sequence ATGGAGAGGCTTACTGTAACTCTCGGGGAACGTAGTTACCCGATTACCATCGCGGCTGGTTTGTTTAACGATCCAGCTTCCTTCCTGCCACTGAAATCCGGCGACCAGGTTATGCTGGTCACCAATGAAACGCTGGCGCCGCTTTATCTGGATACCGTGCGCTCCGTACTTGAGCAAGCGGGAATAAAAGTCGATAGCGTGATTCTTCCCGACGGCGAGCAGTTTAAAAGCCTGACGGTAATGGATACCGTTTTTACTGCGCTATTGCAAAAACCACACGGCCGCGACACTACTTTAGTGGCGCTCGGCGGTGGGGTGATCGGTGATTTAACCGGATTTGCCGCTGCCAGCTACCAGCGTGGCGTGCGCTTTATCCAGGTACCAACCACCCTGCTGTCACAGGTGGACTCTTCGGTCGGCGGCAAAACCGCCGTCAACCATCCTCTCGGCAAAAATATGATTGGCGCCTTCTGGCAGCCGGTATCCGTTGTTGTCGACCTCAACTGTCTCAAAACGCTGCCGAAGCGCGAGCTCTCCTCCGGCATGGCTGAAGTGATAAAGTACGGCATCATTCTTGATGGCGAATTCTTTGACTGGCTGGAAAATAACATCGATGCCTTGATGGCGCTGGATGAAAAAGCAATGGCGTACTGTATTCGTCGTTGTTGTGAGCTGAAAGCTGAAGTTGTCGCTGCCGACGAGCGAGAAACCGGGTTACGTGCTTTACTCAATCTTGGTCATACTTTTGGTCATGCTATCGAAGCTGAAATGGGCTACGGTAATTGGCTGCATGGTGAAGCGGTAGCTGCCGGTATGGTGATGGCGGCACATGCGTCTGAGCGTTTGGGAAGGTTTAATCCGCAGGATACGCAGCGAATTATTCATCTGTTGCAACGTGCTGGCTTGCCGGTATGTGGTCCTCAGGAGATGGCAGCAGACGCGTATTTGCCCCACATGATGCGTGACAAAAAGGTGCTGGCAGGCGAGATGCGGCTGGTGCTACCCCTCGCAATAGGGAAGAGCGAGATACGCGGCGGAGTACCGCATGATGTTGTTCTTGGCGCGATTGCTGATACGCAGCAGGCGCAACAATAA
- the rpe gene encoding ribulose-phosphate 3-epimerase, with protein sequence MKQYLIAPSILSADFARLGEDTARALAAGADVVHFDVMDNHYVPNLTIGPMVLKSLRNYGITAPIDVHLMVKPVDRIIPDFAAAGASIITFHPEASEHVDRTLQLIKEHGCKAGLVFNPATSLSYLDYVMDKLDVILLMSVNPGFGGQSFIPHTLDKLRQVRRRIDESGYDIRLEVDGGVKVSNIAEIAAAGADMFVAGSAIFDQPDYKAVVEQMRSELAKVSHG encoded by the coding sequence ATGAAGCAGTATTTGATTGCCCCTTCGATTTTGTCGGCTGATTTTGCCCGTCTGGGTGAGGATACCGCCAGGGCGTTGGCTGCTGGTGCCGATGTCGTGCACTTTGACGTGATGGACAACCACTACGTGCCGAATCTGACCATTGGTCCGATGGTACTGAAATCACTGAGAAATTACGGTATCACCGCGCCGATAGATGTACATTTGATGGTCAAACCGGTTGACCGCATCATCCCTGATTTTGCCGCGGCTGGCGCCAGCATCATTACTTTCCATCCGGAAGCCTCTGAACACGTGGATCGCACGCTGCAGCTTATTAAAGAGCACGGCTGTAAAGCTGGTCTGGTGTTTAACCCCGCCACCTCGCTGAGCTATCTTGATTACGTGATGGATAAGCTGGATGTCATTTTGCTGATGTCTGTAAACCCGGGCTTTGGCGGCCAGTCTTTTATTCCGCACACTCTGGATAAACTACGTCAGGTTCGCCGCCGTATTGATGAATCCGGCTACGACATTCGTCTGGAAGTCGATGGCGGCGTAAAAGTGAGTAATATCGCTGAGATCGCTGCCGCCGGCGCGGATATGTTTGTTGCCGGTTCGGCCATTTTCGATCAGCCGGACTACAAAGCAGTGGTCGAACAAATGCGTAGTGAATTAGCTAAGGTTAGCCATGGATAA
- the nirC gene encoding nitrite transporter NirC has translation MFTDTINKCAANAARIARLSANNPFSFWVSSMMAGAYVGIGIILIFTLGNLLDPAVRPLVMGATFGIALTLVIIAGSELFTGHTMFLTLGVKAGTINQSQMWAILPQTWAGNFLGSVFVALLYNWGSGSLLPVDSSLVHTVALAKTSQSAMALFFKGALCNWLVCLAIWMAIRTEGAAKFIAIWWCLLAFIASGYEHSVANMTLFALSWFGHHSDAYTLSGIGHNLLWVTLGNTLSGVVFMGLGYWYATPKSERPVPEKIKQSEAAANN, from the coding sequence ATGTTTACGGACACGATTAACAAGTGCGCGGCTAACGCTGCACGCATTGCACGCCTCTCAGCCAATAATCCATTCAGCTTTTGGGTTAGCTCAATGATGGCTGGCGCCTACGTCGGCATCGGCATAATTCTTATTTTCACCCTCGGAAATCTGCTCGATCCTGCCGTTCGTCCGCTGGTAATGGGAGCCACCTTTGGCATTGCGTTAACCCTGGTGATTATCGCCGGTTCTGAACTGTTTACCGGCCACACTATGTTTCTGACCCTCGGCGTAAAAGCGGGCACCATCAACCAGAGTCAGATGTGGGCGATTTTACCGCAAACCTGGGCAGGTAACTTTTTAGGTTCTGTTTTTGTGGCGCTATTGTACAACTGGGGCAGCGGCAGCCTGCTGCCGGTCGATAGCAGCCTGGTCCACACCGTCGCGCTAGCCAAAACCAGCCAATCTGCGATGGCGCTCTTTTTCAAAGGTGCGCTATGTAACTGGCTGGTATGTCTGGCAATCTGGATGGCAATTCGTACTGAAGGCGCGGCGAAATTTATCGCTATCTGGTGGTGCCTGCTGGCATTTATCGCCTCCGGCTATGAGCACTCGGTCGCCAACATGACGCTGTTTGCCCTCTCCTGGTTCGGCCATCACAGCGATGCCTATACCCTGAGCGGAATTGGGCATAATTTGTTATGGGTAACACTCGGCAATACTTTGTCCGGTGTCGTATTTATGGGGTTAGGTTATTGGTATGCTACGCCGAAATCGGAGCGCCCCGTTCCGGAAAAAATTAAACAATCAGAGGCTGCAGCCAATAATTAA
- the dam gene encoding adenine-specific DNA-methyltransferase — translation MKKNRAFLKWAGGKYPLLDDIKKHLPQGDCLIEPFVGAGSVFLNTDFSRYILADINSDLISLYNIVKLQTDEYVAAAREMFTPENNVAEQYYQLRDEFNLSKEPLRRAVLFLYLNRHGYNGLCRYNLRGEFNVPFGRYKRPYFPEAELYHFAEKAQHAEFHCESYEDCMKRADNRSVVYCDPPYAPLSSTANFTAYHTNSFSQEQQELLAKKAESLMKKRIPVLISNHRTPLTQEWYKNAAETHIVKVRRSISSNGGTRKKVDELLALYRPPKTK, via the coding sequence ATGAAAAAGAATCGCGCTTTTCTGAAATGGGCGGGGGGGAAATACCCCCTGCTCGACGATATTAAAAAGCATTTGCCGCAGGGTGATTGCTTGATTGAGCCCTTCGTGGGCGCCGGGTCGGTATTTCTGAATACCGACTTTTCTCGTTATATCCTCGCTGATATCAATAGTGATTTGATTAGTCTGTATAACATCGTCAAACTGCAAACCGATGAATATGTAGCGGCTGCGCGTGAGATGTTTACGCCAGAGAACAACGTTGCGGAACAGTATTATCAGTTACGTGATGAGTTCAACCTTAGCAAGGAACCCCTGCGTCGCGCGGTGCTGTTTCTTTATCTGAACCGTCATGGTTACAACGGTCTGTGCCGTTACAACCTGCGCGGTGAGTTTAACGTGCCGTTTGGCCGCTATAAAAGGCCCTACTTTCCCGAAGCAGAGCTCTACCATTTTGCGGAGAAGGCGCAGCATGCCGAGTTTCATTGTGAGTCTTATGAAGACTGCATGAAGCGAGCAGATAACCGTTCGGTGGTTTACTGCGATCCCCCTTACGCGCCGCTGTCGTCAACGGCGAATTTTACGGCTTATCATACGAACAGCTTTAGCCAGGAACAGCAGGAGCTGCTGGCTAAAAAAGCGGAATCGCTAATGAAAAAGCGTATTCCAGTGCTTATTTCAAACCATCGCACGCCGCTCACTCAGGAGTGGTATAAAAATGCCGCTGAGACGCATATTGTGAAGGTTCGACGCAGTATTAGCAGTAACGGTGGTACACGTAAGAAGGTGGACGAGCTTCTGGCTCTGTACCGTCCGCCCAAGACCAAATAA
- the cysG gene encoding siroheme synthase CysG, which produces MDHLPIFCQLRDRDCLLVGGGDVAERKARLLLDAGARLTVNALDFVPQFQVWADSNMLTLVQGEFNPALLDNCWLAIAATDNEAVNQQVSRSAEERRIFCNVVDAPQQASFIMPSIIDRSPLMVAVSSGGTSPVLARLLREKLESVLPLHLGQLAHYAGQLRSRVKKQFATVGERRRFWEKLFVNDRLAQSLANEDRQAVADATEQLLNEPLDHRGEVVLVGAGPGDAGLLTLKGLQQIQQADVVVYDRLVSDDIMNLVRRDADRVFVGKRSGYHCVPQEEINQILLREAQSGKRVVRLKGGDPFIFGRGGEELETLCHAGIPFSVVPGITAASGCSAYSGIPLTHRDFAQGVRLVTGHLKTGGELDWENLAVEKQTLVFYMGLNQAPAIREKLIAHGMAADMPAAIVENGTAITQKVVTGTLEQLDILAKQMASPALIIVGRVVGLRGKLNWFSNH; this is translated from the coding sequence GTGGACCATTTGCCTATCTTTTGCCAATTACGCGATCGCGATTGCCTGTTAGTCGGCGGTGGCGATGTTGCTGAGCGTAAAGCTCGCCTGTTGCTGGATGCGGGCGCCAGATTAACAGTCAACGCCCTGGATTTCGTACCGCAATTCCAGGTCTGGGCTGATTCGAACATGCTGACCCTGGTACAAGGCGAGTTTAATCCTGCGCTGCTGGATAACTGCTGGCTGGCGATTGCCGCTACCGATAACGAGGCGGTGAATCAGCAGGTCAGCAGGTCAGCGGAAGAAAGGCGAATATTTTGCAACGTGGTCGATGCTCCCCAGCAGGCCAGCTTTATCATGCCGTCAATTATCGACCGCTCGCCGCTTATGGTAGCCGTCTCTTCTGGCGGCACCTCGCCGGTGCTGGCGCGCCTGCTGCGCGAAAAGCTGGAGTCGGTTCTGCCGCTACATTTAGGTCAATTGGCCCACTACGCAGGTCAGCTACGCTCCCGGGTGAAGAAACAGTTTGCCACCGTTGGCGAACGCCGCCGCTTCTGGGAGAAGCTGTTTGTTAACGACAGGCTGGCGCAGTCGCTGGCCAACGAAGACCGCCAGGCCGTGGCTGATGCTACGGAGCAGCTTCTGAACGAGCCGCTGGACCATCGTGGTGAAGTGGTGCTGGTGGGCGCAGGCCCCGGCGATGCCGGGCTGCTGACTCTTAAAGGGCTGCAGCAAATACAGCAGGCCGACGTCGTGGTTTATGATCGCCTGGTCTCCGACGATATTATGAACCTGGTGCGCCGCGATGCCGATCGGGTCTTCGTGGGCAAACGCTCAGGCTACCACTGCGTACCGCAGGAGGAGATTAACCAGATTCTGCTGCGCGAGGCCCAGAGCGGGAAACGGGTGGTGCGGCTGAAAGGCGGCGATCCGTTTATCTTTGGGCGCGGCGGCGAAGAGCTGGAAACCTTGTGCCATGCCGGTATTCCTTTCTCTGTGGTACCGGGAATTACCGCGGCTTCCGGCTGCTCCGCCTACTCAGGCATCCCTCTGACCCATCGTGATTTTGCCCAGGGCGTGCGTCTGGTCACCGGACACCTTAAAACCGGCGGCGAGCTGGACTGGGAAAACCTGGCGGTAGAAAAACAAACCCTGGTGTTCTATATGGGTCTGAACCAGGCGCCTGCCATCAGGGAAAAACTGATAGCTCACGGTATGGCGGCGGATATGCCCGCAGCTATCGTTGAGAACGGTACCGCGATAACTCAGAAAGTTGTCACCGGAACCCTGGAGCAGTTGGATATTCTGGCGAAGCAGATGGCCAGCCCGGCGCTGATTATTGTCGGCCGAGTGGTCGGCCTGCGCGGCAAACTGAACTGGTTCTCAAACCACTAG
- the gph gene encoding phosphoglycolate phosphatase: MDKLQNIRGVAFDLDGTLVDSAPGLTAAVDNALYALELPMAGEERVVTWIGNGADVLIQRALTWARQERATLRAAQGKPSVDHDDIPQAEQQAILRKLFDRYYGEVAEEGSFLFPAVADTLGALHAQGLPLALVTNKPTPFVAPILESLDIAKYFTVVIGGDDVKNKKPHPEPLLLVAEKLGLAPAELLFVGDSRNDIQAAKAAGCYSIGLTYGYNYGEPISLSEPDDIFDQFNELLPALGLPYSENQE; encoded by the coding sequence ATGGATAAGTTACAGAATATTCGCGGCGTGGCGTTTGACCTTGATGGGACGCTGGTGGACAGCGCGCCGGGGTTGACGGCTGCCGTTGATAACGCGCTGTATGCGCTGGAACTCCCGATGGCGGGAGAAGAGCGGGTCGTGACCTGGATTGGCAACGGCGCAGACGTTCTGATTCAGCGAGCGCTGACCTGGGCCCGTCAGGAGCGAGCGACGCTAAGAGCCGCGCAGGGTAAACCTTCCGTCGATCACGATGATATTCCACAGGCTGAACAACAGGCGATTTTGCGCAAGCTGTTCGACCGCTATTATGGCGAAGTCGCGGAGGAGGGGAGCTTTCTGTTTCCAGCCGTTGCCGATACGCTGGGGGCGCTGCACGCACAAGGCCTGCCGCTGGCGCTGGTGACCAATAAACCGACGCCATTTGTCGCGCCAATTCTTGAGTCGCTGGATATCGCCAAATATTTTACCGTTGTTATTGGCGGTGATGATGTAAAAAATAAAAAACCGCACCCGGAACCGCTGCTTCTGGTTGCCGAGAAACTGGGTCTGGCTCCCGCAGAGCTGCTGTTTGTTGGCGACTCTCGCAATGATATTCAGGCTGCGAAGGCGGCGGGTTGCTACTCAATCGGTCTGACGTACGGATACAACTACGGCGAACCGATTTCGCTGAGCGAGCCGGATGACATCTTTGACCAATTTAATGAACTCTTGCCCGCTTTAGGGCTACCGTACAGTGAAAATCAGGAATAA
- the nirD gene encoding nitrite reductase small subunit NirD translates to MSQWKNICKLDDILPETGVCALLGDKQVAIFRPFHSDQVFAISNIDPFFESSVLSRGLIAEHQGELWVASPLKKQRFRLRDGLCMEDESHSVAHYEARVKDGVVQLRG, encoded by the coding sequence ATGAGCCAGTGGAAAAACATCTGCAAACTTGATGACATCCTGCCGGAAACCGGCGTCTGCGCGCTGTTAGGTGATAAACAGGTGGCGATTTTCCGCCCGTTTCACAGCGACCAGGTATTTGCGATCAGCAATATCGACCCGTTCTTTGAGTCCAGCGTCCTGTCACGGGGCCTGATCGCCGAGCATCAGGGCGAACTATGGGTTGCCAGCCCGCTGAAAAAACAGCGCTTCCGCCTGCGTGACGGCTTATGTATGGAAGATGAAAGCCATTCAGTCGCGCACTATGAAGCGCGAGTGAAAGATGGCGTCGTGCAGCTACGCGGTTAA